The following are from one region of the Strix aluco isolate bStrAlu1 chromosome 30, bStrAlu1.hap1, whole genome shotgun sequence genome:
- the LOC141916645 gene encoding claw keratin-like isoform X4, translated as MSCTSLCNTSCGVAAPAPLADTCNEPCVRQCPDSTVVIQPPASVVTFPGPILSSFPQHSVVGSAGVPGVGSGYGGSFGGRGGFGGYGGYGGYGGYGGCGGYGGYGGWGGYGGYGGCGYGGWGGCHRYLNGNCSPC; from the exons ATGTCCTGCACCAGCCTGTGCAACACGTCCTGTGGGGTGGCCGCCCCAGCCCCACTGGCTGACActtgcaatgagccctgtgtgcggcagtgccccgactccaCGGTGGTGATCCAGCCCCCGGCCTCGGTGGTCACCTTCCCTgggcccatcctcagctccttcccacagcacAGCGTTGTTGGCTCAGCGGGAGTGCCTGGCGTTGGATCTGGCTATGGCGGCAGTTTTGGAGGCCGTGGTGGTTTTGGAGGCTATGGGGGCTATGGAGGCtatggtg GCTATGGAGGCTGTGGGGGTTATGGCGGCTATGGAGGCTGGGGAGGCTATGGAGGCTATGGGGGCTGTGGATATGGCGGCTGGGGTGGATGCCACAGGTACCTCAATGGCAACTGTTCGCCCTGCTAA
- the LOC141916540 gene encoding claw keratin-like produces MSCSSLCNTTCGVAAPAPLADTCNEPCVRQCPDSTVVIQPPASVVTFPGPILSSFPQHSAVGSAGVPGVGSGYGGSFGGRGGFGGYGGYGGYGGWGGHRGYGGWGGYGGYGGYGGWGGYGGCGYGGWGGCHRYLNGNCSPC; encoded by the coding sequence ATgtcctgctccagcctgtgcaACACAACCTGTGGGGTGGCCGCCCCAGCCCCACTGGCTGACACTTGCAATGAGCCCTGCGtgcggcagtgccccgactccaCGGTGGTGATCCAGCCCCCGGCCTCAGTGGTCACCTTCCCTgggcccatcctcagctccttcccacagcatAGCGCTGTTGGCTCAGCGGGAGTGCCCGGCGTTGGATCGGGCTACGGCGGCAGTTTTGGAGGCCGTGGTGGTTTTGGAGGCTATGGGGGCTATGGAGGCtatggtggctggggaggccACAGAGGCTATGGAGGCTGGGGAGGCTATGGAGGCTATGGAGGGTATGGAGGCTGGGGAGGCTATGGGGGCTGTGGATATGGCGGCTGGGGCGGATGCCACAGGTACCTCAATGGCAACTGTTCTCCCTGCTAA
- the LOC141916659 gene encoding claw keratin-like, with amino-acid sequence MSCSSLCNTTCGVAAPAPLADTCNEPCVRQCPDSTVVIQPPASVVTFPGPILSSFPQHSAVGSAGVPGIGSGYGGSFGGRGGFGGYGGYGGYGGWGGHRGYGGWGGYGGYGGWGGYGGYGGCGYGGWGGCHRYLNGNCSPC; translated from the coding sequence ATgtcctgctccagcctgtgcaACACGACCTGTGGGGTggccgccccagccccgctggcTGACACTTGCAATGAGCCCTGCGtgcggcagtgccccgactccaCGGTGGTGATCCAGCCCCCGGCCTCGGTGGTCACCTTCCCTgggcccatcctcagctccttcccacagcatAGCGCTGTTGGCTCAGCAGGAGTGCCCGGCATTGGATCGGGCTACGGCGGCAGTTTTGGAGGCCGTGGTGGTTTTGGAGGCTATGGGGGCTATGGAGGCtatggtggctggggaggccACAGAGGCTATGGAGGCTGGGGAGGCTATGGAGGTTATGGTGGCTGGGGGGGTTATGGAGGCTATGGGGGCTGTGGATATGGCGGCTGGGGCGGATGCCACAGGTATCTCAATGGCAACTGTTCTCCCTGCTAA
- the LOC141916649 gene encoding claw keratin-like, with product MSCTSLCNTTCGVAAPAPLADTCNEPCVRQCPDSTVVIQPPASVVTFPGPILSSFPQQSVVGSAGVPGVGSGYGGSFGGRGGFGGYGGWGGYGGYGGHGGWGGYGGWGGYGGYGGYGGCGYGGWGRGSGYLRGNCGSC from the coding sequence ATGTCCTGCACCAGCCTGTGCAACACGACCTGTGGGGTGGCCGCCCCAGCCCCACTGGCTGACActtgcaatgagccctgtgtgcggcagtgccccgactccaCGGTGGTGATCCAGCCCCCGGCCTCGGTGGTCACCTTCCCCgggcccatcctcagctccttcccgcagcaAAGCGTTGTTGGCTCAGCGGGAGTGCCTGGTGTTGGATCTGGCTACGGTGGCAGTTTTGGAGGCCGTGGTGGTTTTGGAGGCTATGGTGGCTGGGGTGGCTATGGAGGCTATGGAGGCCATGGAGGCTGGGGAGGCTATGGAGGCTGGGGGGGTTATGGGGGCTATGGAGGCTATGGGGGCTGTGGATATGGCGGCTGGGGCCGAGGCTCTGGGTACCTTCGTGGCAACTGCGGTTCCTGCTAA
- the LOC141916652 gene encoding claw keratin-like → MSCSSLCTTTCGVAAPAPLADTCNEPCVRQCPDSTVVIQPPASVVTFPGPILSSFPQQSVVGSAGVPGVGSGYGGSFGGRGGFGGYGGYGGYGGWGGHRGYGGWGGYGGYGGWGGYGGYGGCGYGGWNRGHRYLNGNCAPC, encoded by the coding sequence ATgtcctgctccagcctgtgcaCCACGACCTGTGGGGTGGCCGCCCCGGCCCCACTGGCTGACACTTGCAATGAGCCCTGCGtgcggcagtgccccgactccaCGGTGGTGATCCAGCCCCCGGCCTCGGTGGTCACCTTCCCTgggcccatcctcagctccttcccacagcaaAGTGTTGTTGGCTCAGCGGGAGTGCCCGGCGTTGGATCTGGCTATGGTGGCAGTTTTGGAGGCCGTGGTGGTTTTGGAGGCTATGGGGGCTATGGAGGCtatggtggctggggaggccACAGAGGCTATGGAGGCTGGGGTGGCTATGGAGGCTATGGTGGCTGGGGAGGCTATGGAGGCTATGGGGGCTGTGGATATGGCGGGTGGAACCGAGGCCACAGATACCTCAATGGCAACTGTGCGCCTTGCTAA
- the LOC141916658 gene encoding claw keratin-like → MSCSSLCNTTCGVAAPAPLADTCNEPCVRQCPDSTVVIQPPASVVTFPGPILSSFPQHSAVGSAGVPGVGSGYGGSFGGRGGFGGYGGYGGYGGWGGHRGYGGWGGYGGYGGYGGWGGYGGCGYGGWGGCHRYLNGNCSPC, encoded by the coding sequence ATgtcctgctccagcctgtgcaACACGACCTGTGGGgtggctgccccagccccactggcTGACACTTGCAATGAGCCCTGCGtgcggcagtgccccgactccaCGGTGGTGATCCAGCCTCCGGCCTCGGTGGTCACCTTCCCCgggcccatcctcagctccttcccacagcatAGCGCTGTTGGCTCAGCGGGAGTGCCCGGCGTTGGATCGGGCTACGGCGGCAGTTTTGGAGGCCGTGGTGGTTTTGGAGGCTATGGGGGCTATGGAGGCtatggtggctggggaggccACAGAGGCTATGGAGGCTGGGGAGGCTATGGAGGCTATGGAGGGTATGGAGGCTGGGGAGGCTATGGGGGCTGTGGATATGGCGGCTGGGGCGGATGCCACAGGTACCTCAATGGCAACTGTTCTCCCTGCTAA
- the LOC141916653 gene encoding claw keratin-like, protein MSCSSLCNTTCGVAAPAPLADTCNEPCVRQCPDSTVVIQPPASVVTFPGPILSSFPQQSVVGSAGVPGVGSGYGGSFGGRGYGGWGGYGGYGGYGGHGGWGGYGGYGGWGGYGGYGGCGYGGWGGCHRYLNGNCSPC, encoded by the coding sequence ATgtcctgctccagcctgtgcaACACGACCTGTGGGgtggccgccccggccccgctggctGACACTTGCAATGAGCCCTGCGtgcggcagtgccccgactccaCGGTGGTGATCCAGCCTCCGGCCTCGGTGGTCACCTTCCCTgggcccatcctcagctccttcccacagcaaAGCGTTGTTGGCTCAGCGGGAGTGCCCGGTGTTGGATCTGGCTATGGCGGCAGTTTTGGAGGCCGTGGCTATGGTGGTTGGGGTGGCTATGGAGGTTATGGGGGTTATGGGGGCCATGGAGGCTGGGGAGGCTATGGAGGCTATGGTGGCTGGGGGGGTTATGGAGGCTATGGGGGCTGTGGATATGGCGGCTGGGGCGGATGCCACAGGTACCTCAATGGCAACTGTTCTCCCTGCTAA
- the LOC141916645 gene encoding uncharacterized protein LOC141916645 isoform X1: MSCTSLCNTSCGVAAPAPLADTCNEPCVRQCPDSTVVIQPPASVVTFPGPILSSFPQHSVVGSAGVPGVGSGYGGSFGGRGGFGGYGGYGGYGGWGGHRGYGGWGGYGGYGGWGGYGGWGGYGGCGGYGGYGGWGGYGGYGGCGYGGWGGCHRYLNGNCSPC, translated from the coding sequence ATGTCCTGCACCAGCCTGTGCAACACGTCCTGTGGGGTGGCCGCCCCAGCCCCACTGGCTGACActtgcaatgagccctgtgtgcggcagtgccccgactccaCGGTGGTGATCCAGCCCCCGGCCTCGGTGGTCACCTTCCCTgggcccatcctcagctccttcccacagcacAGCGTTGTTGGCTCAGCGGGAGTGCCTGGCGTTGGATCTGGCTATGGCGGCAGTTTTGGAGGCCGTGGTGGTTTTGGAGGCTATGGGGGCTATGGAGGCtatggtggctggggaggccACAGAGGCTATGGAGGCTGGGGTGGCTATGGAGGCTATGGTGGCTGGGGAGGCTATGGAGGCTGGGGAGGCTATGGAGGCTGTGGGGGTTATGGCGGCTATGGAGGCTGGGGAGGCTATGGAGGCTATGGGGGCTGTGGATATGGCGGCTGGGGTGGATGCCACAGGTACCTCAATGGCAACTGTTCGCCCTGCTAA
- the LOC141916645 gene encoding claw keratin-like isoform X3 has product MSCTSLCNTSCGVAAPAPLADTCNEPCVRQCPDSTVVIQPPASVVTFPGPILSSFPQHSVVGSAGVPGVGSGYGGSYGGWGGYGGYGGWGGYGGWGGYGGCGGYGGYGGWGGYGGYGGCGYGGWGGCHRYLNGNCSPC; this is encoded by the exons ATGTCCTGCACCAGCCTGTGCAACACGTCCTGTGGGGTGGCCGCCCCAGCCCCACTGGCTGACActtgcaatgagccctgtgtgcggcagtgccccgactccaCGGTGGTGATCCAGCCCCCGGCCTCGGTGGTCACCTTCCCTgggcccatcctcagctccttcccacagcacAGCGTTGTTGGCTCAGCGGGAGTGCCTGGCGTTGGATCTGGCTATGGCGGCA GCTATGGAGGCTGGGGTGGCTATGGAGGCTATGGTGGCTGGGGAGGCTATGGAGGCTGGGGAGGCTATGGAGGCTGTGGGGGTTATGGCGGCTATGGAGGCTGGGGAGGCTATGGAGGCTATGGGGGCTGTGGATATGGCGGCTGGGGTGGATGCCACAGGTACCTCAATGGCAACTGTTCGCCCTGCTAA
- the LOC141916645 gene encoding claw keratin-like isoform X2: protein MSCTSLCNTSCGVAAPAPLADTCNEPCVRQCPDSTVVIQPPASVVTFPGPILSSFPQHSVVGSAGVPGVGSGYGGSFGGRGGFGGYGGYGGYGGYGGWGGYGGCGGYGGYGGWGGYGGYGGCGYGGWGGCHRYLNGNCSPC from the exons ATGTCCTGCACCAGCCTGTGCAACACGTCCTGTGGGGTGGCCGCCCCAGCCCCACTGGCTGACActtgcaatgagccctgtgtgcggcagtgccccgactccaCGGTGGTGATCCAGCCCCCGGCCTCGGTGGTCACCTTCCCTgggcccatcctcagctccttcccacagcacAGCGTTGTTGGCTCAGCGGGAGTGCCTGGCGTTGGATCTGGCTATGGCGGCAGTTTTGGAGGCCGTGGTGGTTTTGGAGGCTATGGGGGCTATGGAGGCtatggtg GCTATGGAGGCTGGGGAGGCTATGGAGGCTGTGGGGGTTATGGCGGCTATGGAGGCTGGGGAGGCTATGGAGGCTATGGGGGCTGTGGATATGGCGGCTGGGGTGGATGCCACAGGTACCTCAATGGCAACTGTTCGCCCTGCTAA
- the LOC141916650 gene encoding claw keratin-like, with product MSCTSLCNTTCGVAAPAPLADTCNEPCVRQCPDSTVVIQPPASVVTFPGPILSSFPQQSVVGSAGVPGVGSGYGGSFGGRGGFGGYGGWGGYGGFGGYGGYGGYGGYGGYGGYGGYGGYGGYGTYGGLGFCGWGRGHRYLNGNCSPC from the coding sequence ATGTCCTGCACCAGCCTGTGCAACACGACCTGTGGGGTGGCCGCCCCAGCCCCACTGGCTGACACTTGCAATGAGCCCTGCGtgcggcagtgccccgactccaCGGTGGTGATCCAGCCCCCGGCCTCGGTGGTCACCTTCCCTgggcccatcctcagctccttcccacagcaaAGTGTTGTTGGCTCAGCGGGAGTGCCCGGTGTTGGATCTGGCTACGGTGGCAGTTTTGGAGGCCGTGGTGGTTTTGGAGGCTATGGTGGCTGGGGAGGCTATGGAGGCTTTGGGGGTTATGGGGGCTATGGAGGCTATGGTGGCTATGGAGGCTATGGGGGTTATGGGGGCTATGGAGGCTATGGCGGCTATGGAACCTATGGGGGTTTGGGATTTTGTGGCTGGGGACGAGGCCACAGGTACCTCAATGGCAACTGTTCGCCCTGCTAA